A portion of the Bacteroidota bacterium genome contains these proteins:
- a CDS encoding outer membrane beta-barrel protein → MKNTLSLSFLIIIFTISMSSYKVKAQALHKGDFVVDVFYGGPNLWSGILTSFYTNFNTIDIGLHVIGPIGARGEYMLTDQIGLGLDLIYASNSIAWSEEDFFTPGGYLNYKLSVTRMRITPRLNYHFSTYDDFDFYAVAGAGYKHTQYVFDIDDPYYNGQNATAILPVSIRLAIGARYFITEKAGIAAEIGIGSALATFGATFKF, encoded by the coding sequence TGAAAAATACTTTATCTCTATCATTTCTTATCATCATCTTTACAATTTCAATGTCATCATATAAAGTCAAAGCCCAAGCCTTGCATAAAGGAGATTTTGTGGTAGATGTTTTTTATGGTGGGCCCAATCTTTGGTCAGGTATCCTGACATCTTTTTATACAAATTTTAATACGATTGACATCGGATTGCATGTAATTGGGCCAATAGGTGCAAGGGGTGAATATATGCTAACTGACCAAATAGGTTTAGGTCTTGATCTTATCTATGCATCAAATTCAATAGCATGGAGTGAAGAAGATTTTTTCACCCCAGGTGGTTATTTAAATTATAAACTATCGGTAACACGAATGAGAATTACACCTCGATTGAATTATCATTTTTCAACTTATGATGATTTTGATTTTTATGCTGTTGCAGGTGCTGGCTATAAACATACACAATATGTTTTTGACATAGATGATCCGTATTATAATGGGCAAAATGCAACGGCTATACTACCTGTTTCTATTCGATTGGCAATTGGTGCCAGGTATTTTATTACTGAAAAAGCAGGCATAGCTGCTGAAATAGGAATTGGATCGGCATTAGCAACTTTTGGAGCTACCTTTAAGTTCTAA
- a CDS encoding tetratricopeptide repeat-containing sensor histidine kinase — protein sequence MRIIFSVIILMTSSIFSFSQNTNREIDSLSKVLTDKSLSRKDEAKTLKRLSTRYWSTDIEKSIELALESMKIAEELNDDTLIAFVSLSYANTLLVKGDIHASLPIFFKTLTLLKKTSHDKIVVRCYHSIGEAYRAIADYENSIKYLQEGYYLARKIQYLSEVKTILHRFSAVYYELENHKKAIAYADSSLNMLPKNNSDKFISNIYNLKGACYKQLGEYDSAITYLRKSLKIGLKINDYMDLPMVYNNMSMIFQESQDYDSAIYYAHKSLKLSKKIGLLAYQEIAYLHIFESYAALKKFDSAYVNHTHYTGIRWQIHKEENTKDLAEMKSKYELDKKEQENAKLLVKNTLQQQKIVKQRFLIALIILIIFIVMVIPILINKSRIRLRKANELLTTQNQEIEQKSKQLSEVNKTKDKILSIIAHDMKNPFQSIIGFSRLLSDDIKESNYTNIQEFASFISDGTQKLDVLLSNLLNWSQVQVGSLKVRNEKVSLSHLSEEIRNLFQTAIKEKNIDFSSNIKDDHFAFCDLNSISAVIRNLISNAIKFTPMQGIIQIRTQQTNQELEIVVTDNGVGMDKANLDALFSMDKTISAGTNNEKGSGFGLILCKELVELNGGRIVAESELGKGSTFRIYLPAYSS from the coding sequence ATGCGAATAATTTTTTCAGTTATCATCTTGATGACTTCAAGTATATTCTCTTTTTCTCAAAATACAAACCGAGAGATCGACAGTTTAAGTAAAGTTCTTACTGATAAATCACTGAGTAGAAAAGATGAAGCAAAGACTCTTAAACGACTAAGCACCCGCTATTGGTCAACTGATATCGAGAAATCGATTGAATTGGCTTTAGAAAGCATGAAAATAGCAGAAGAACTCAACGATGATACTTTAATCGCTTTTGTTTCTTTGTCCTATGCAAACACTTTGCTTGTGAAAGGAGATATTCATGCATCCTTGCCTATTTTTTTTAAAACCCTGACCTTATTGAAGAAAACCAGTCATGATAAAATTGTTGTGAGATGCTATCATTCAATTGGAGAAGCTTATCGGGCAATAGCGGATTATGAAAATTCAATTAAATATTTACAAGAAGGATATTACTTGGCCCGCAAGATTCAGTATTTATCGGAAGTAAAAACGATTTTGCATAGATTTAGCGCTGTTTACTACGAACTGGAAAATCATAAAAAAGCTATAGCTTATGCTGATTCCTCTTTGAATATGTTGCCAAAAAATAATTCGGATAAGTTTATTTCGAATATTTATAATTTGAAAGGCGCCTGTTACAAACAATTAGGAGAATATGATTCTGCTATAACTTATCTGCGAAAATCACTTAAAATAGGGCTTAAAATAAACGACTACATGGATCTTCCTATGGTCTATAATAATATGTCAATGATTTTTCAGGAAAGTCAAGATTATGATAGTGCCATATACTATGCTCACAAAAGTTTAAAACTATCAAAAAAAATTGGCCTATTAGCTTATCAGGAAATTGCCTACTTACATATTTTTGAGTCATATGCAGCCTTGAAAAAATTTGATTCTGCATATGTAAATCACACGCATTATACTGGTATCAGGTGGCAAATTCATAAGGAGGAGAACACAAAAGATCTTGCTGAAATGAAATCAAAGTATGAGCTTGACAAAAAAGAGCAGGAAAACGCCAAACTTCTTGTTAAAAACACTTTACAACAACAAAAAATTGTCAAGCAACGATTCCTTATTGCTCTAATCATTTTGATCATTTTCATTGTGATGGTAATTCCAATATTAATCAATAAAAGCAGAATCCGGCTAAGAAAAGCAAATGAGTTGCTAACTACTCAAAATCAAGAAATTGAACAGAAAAGCAAACAGTTATCGGAAGTAAATAAAACAAAGGATAAAATTCTTTCAATCATTGCCCATGATATGAAGAATCCCTTTCAATCGATTATTGGATTCTCACGGCTTCTATCAGATGATATCAAAGAATCCAACTATACAAATATTCAAGAATTTGCTAGTTTTATTTCTGATGGAACTCAAAAATTAGATGTCCTATTAAGCAATTTGCTTAACTGGTCTCAGGTGCAAGTTGGTAGCCTTAAAGTGAGAAACGAAAAAGTATCATTGAGTCATTTATCAGAGGAAATTAGAAATCTATTTCAAACAGCTATTAAAGAAAAGAATATTGATTTCTCCAGTAATATCAAGGACGATCATTTTGCTTTTTGCGATCTGAACTCGATCTCAGCAGTCATTAGAAATCTGATTTCAAATGCCATTAAATTCACGCCAATGCAAGGGATTATTCAGATTAGAACTCAGCAAACTAATCAAGAATTAGAAATTGTAGTGACTGATAATGGTGTTGGTATGGATAAAGCCAACCTGGATGCATTATTCAGCATGGATAAAACTATTTCGGCCGGAACCAATAATGAGAAAGGCAGTGGATTTGGCCTTATATTATGTAAAGAATTAGTGGAATTGAATGGCGGTCGAATAGTAGCAGAAAGTGAACTTGGAAAAGGCTCAACTTTTAGGATTTATTTACCAGCTTATTCAAGCTAG